Proteins found in one Macadamia integrifolia cultivar HAES 741 unplaced genomic scaffold, SCU_Mint_v3 scaffold2240, whole genome shotgun sequence genomic segment:
- the LOC122066119 gene encoding probable alpha,alpha-trehalose-phosphate synthase [UDP-forming] 7 yields MMSRSYTNLLDLASGNFPVLGRERKRLPRVMTVPGNVYELDDDQANSVSSDVPSSVAQDRIIIVANQLPVKAKRRPDNKGWSFSWDEDSLLLQLKDGLPEDMEVIYIGLLKVEVEANEQDDVSQVLLEKFKSVPAFLPSDVFNKFYQGFCKQQLWPLFHYMLPFSADNGGRFDRTLWEAYVYANKLFSQKVIEVINPEDDYVWIHDYHLMVLPTFLRRRFNRLRMGFFLHSPFPSSEIYRTLPVREEILKALLNSDLIGFHTFDYARHFLSCCSRMLGLDYQSKRGYIGLEYYGRTVGIKIMPVGIHMGQISSVLKQADEEWRVAELKQQFEGKTVLLGVDDMDVFKGINLKLLAMEQMLKLHPKWQGRAVLVQIANPARGRGRNLEEIQEEIQASCRRINEEFGGPGYEPVVFIDRPVSVSERMAFYTIAECVVVTAVRDGMNLTPYEYIVCRQGASVAGSSSVLTGPKKSMLVVSEFIGCSPSLSGAIRINPWNVDATAEAMNEAISMPDAEKQLRHEKHYRYISTHDVAFWARSFLQDMERTCKDHFRRRCWGIGLSFGFRVVALDPNFRKLSIDDIVAAYSSAKSRAILLDYDGTVMPQSSINKRPSQEVISILNTLCGDDKNMVFIVSGRGRESLGTWFSTCEKLGIAAEHGYFLRWPLDNKWEICGQGTDFGWIQMAEPVMKLYTESTDGSSIETKESALVWHHRDADPGFGSSQAKELLDHLESVLANEPVAVKSGQFIVEVKPQGVSKGLIAEKIFTTMAEKGRQSDFVLCIGDDRSDEDMFEIIGDAMNKNILSSHTALFACTVGQKPSKAKYYLDDTTDVINMLEALAEASDLTSPKSSDSASPKSGIEGKP; encoded by the exons ATGATGTCAAGATCGTATACCAATCTGTTAGATCTTGCGTCCGGTAATTTTCCGGTATTGGGCCGTGAAAGAAAGCGTCTACCAAGGGTAATGACAGTGCCGGGTAATGTCTACGAGCTCGATGACGATCAGGCCAATAGCGTTTCATCTGATGTTCCTTCGTCGGTCGCTCAAGATCGAATAATCATCGTAGCAAACCAGCTGCCCGTGAAAGCCAAGCGAAGGCCCGATAACAAAGGCTGGAGCTTCAGTTGGGATGAAGATTCGTTACTGTTGCAGCTCAAGGATGGATTGCCTGAAGACATGGAGGTTATCTATATTGGGCTGTTGAAGGTGGAAGTGGAGGCGAACGAGCAGGACGATGTCTCTCAGGTTCTGCTCGAGAAGTTCAAATCTGTACCTGCTTTCCTCCCTTCGGATGTCTTCAACAAATTCTATCAGGGTTTCTGTAAGCAGCAGCTCTGGCCTCTGTTTCATTATATGCTCCCATTCTCGGCTGATAATGGTGGAAGGTTTGATCGTACTCTTTGGGAAGCATACGTTTATGCAAATAAACTCTTCTCACAGAAAGTGATCGAGGTCATCAACCCAGAAGATGACTACGTTTGGATTCATGACTACCATCTCATGGTGCTTCCCACCTTCTTAAGAAGGCGCTTCAACCGTCTTCGAATGGGTTTCTTTCTCCACAGCCCATTTCCTTCGTCTGAGATCTACAGGACTCTACCTGTCAGGGAAGAGATCCTCAAGGCGCTGTTGAATTCAGACCTGATTGGTTTCCACACTTTCGATTATGCTCGTCATTTCCTCTCATGTTGCAGTCGTATGTTGGGCTTGGATTATCAATCCAAGAGAGGTTACATTGGGTTGGAATATTATGGAAGGACAGTTGGGATCAAGATCATGCCCGTTGGAATCCACATGGGTCAGATTTCATCTGTGCTTAAACAGGCTGATGAGGAGTGGAGGGTTGCAGAGCTTAAGCAGCAGTTTGAAGGGAAGACTGTGTTGCTTGGCGTTGATGATATGGATGTCTTTAAAGGGATTAATCTGAAGCTCTTGGCAATGGAACAGATGCTCAAGTTGCACCCCAAGTGGCAGGGAAGGGCTGTACTTGTTCAGATTGCGAATCCTGCGAGGGGTCGAGGGAGAAATCTTGAAGAGATACAGGAAGAAATACAGGCAAGTTGCAGGAGGATTAATGAAGAATTCGGTGGACCTGGTTATGAACCGGTGGTGTTCATTGATAGGCCTGTTTCGGTTAGTGAAAGAATGGCATTCTACACTATTGCCGAGTGTGTTGTCGTCACGGCTGTGAGGGATGGTATGAACCTTACTCCGTATGAGTATATCGTGTGCAGGCAGGGAGCCTCTGTAGCTGGGTCAAGTTCAGTGTTGACAGGGCCAAAGAAAAGCATGCTGGTGGTGTCAGAGTTCATTGGGTGTTCTCCTTCACTTAGTGGAGCGATACGTATAAACCCATGGAATGTTGATGCCACTGCGGAAGCAATGAACGAAGCTATTTCAATGCCAGATGCTGAGAAACAGCTGAGGCATGAGAAGCATTACCGTTATATAAGCACCCATGATGTGGCTTTTTGGGCACGAAGTTTCTTGCAAGATATGGAGAGAACTTGTAAAGATCATTTCAGGAGAAGATGTTGGGGAATTGGATTGAGTTTCGGTTTCAGGGTCGTGGCACTTGATCCTAATTTCAGAAAGCTTTCCATAGATGACATTGTTGCAGCATACTCAAGTGCTAAGAGCAGAGCCATACTGCTGGACTATGATGGCACTGTTATGCCTCAAAGCTCCATAAACAAAAGACCAAGTCAGGAGGTTATCTCCATTCTTAACACACTATGTGGCGATGATAAAAATATGGTTTTCATTGTTAGCGGAAGAGGGAGGGAAAGTCTGGGAACGTGGTTTTCTACATGTGAGAAGCTCGGGATTGCAGCAGAGCATGGTTACTTCTTGAG GTGGCCACTTGACAATAAATGGGAAATCTGCGGGCAGGGTACCGATTTTGGGTGGATACAAATGGCTGAGCCTGTAATGAAATTGTATACAGAATCTACCGATGGTTCTTCCATTGAAACCAAGGAGAGTGCGTTAGTTTGGCACCACAGGGATGCCGACCCGGGCTTTGGATCCTCCCAAGCAAAGGAGCTTCTGGATCACCTAGAGAGTGTGCTAGCAAACGAACCGGTTGCTGTGAAGAGTGGTCAGTTCATTGTCGAAGTGAAGCCTCAG GGAGTCAGCAAAGGTCTCATTGCAGAAAAGATCTTCACTACCATGGCTGAGAAAGGGAGGCAATCAGATTTTGTGCTATGTATCGGGGATGACAGATCAGATGAGGACATGTTTGAGATAATCGGTGATGCTATGAACAAAAATATCCTTTCGTCCCATACTGCTTTATTTGCCTGCACTGTTGGGCAGAAGCCAAGTAAAGCCAAGTATTATTTGGATGACACAACTGATGTCATCAACATGCTGGAAGCTCTAGCTGAAGCATCTGATTTGACTTCCCCCAAATCATCTGATTCAGCATCCCCCAAATCAGGAATTGAAGGAAAGCCTTGA